In the genome of Saprospira sp. CCB-QB6, one region contains:
- a CDS encoding M61 family metallopeptidase, with translation MNKLFTALLLFWSLGLMAQDDDIYKYEVDLNEVIADQVKVSLQVPSSVPEDEVTFYFPRIIPGTYEIHDYGQFINNLEAFDSKGKKLKVNRIDKNTWRIKKARRLEKITYLVEDIWDAKLKEPLFEPACTNFEAGKVFFINNNGLFGFFENKEKLKFELTFNRPNDFYASTSLRRTGGDFDTDIFRASDYGDLVDAPILYSNPDTVNFKLGYGDIQISVYSPNKKATAKDIAEKIRPMLEAQNKYLGNMLPVDRYHFLIYLSPNGYPSGSIGALEHPRSSMFCLAEEKVDRIGELVVNIASHEFFHIVTPLYIQSEEIYNFNYIDPKMSKHLWLYEGVVEYMAHHMQCRYGLKTQEEFMDKLCEKVQTSTRYKAGIPLAEMSKKCLDKEFNSQYNNIYYKGALTAMCLDLELIRLSEGQYDLTMLLRDLSAYYGQDNPFQDVELYDKIIEITGFPQLQKFFDKYVEGIEMLDYNKFLKPYGVEYFKEADVLEMSPLGGLENGALRTDTLGRFYMAKAEKLDEFGSKYMGLKNGDVILSWNDKSFTPKTASAILFTYMQGLKVGDPLEIRILRPDDEGNYKEMSLETEITEINMKKKHVFKIKKTKTAEEEKRFKRWLEPQIR, from the coding sequence ATGAACAAGCTCTTTACTGCCCTTTTGCTCTTTTGGAGCTTGGGCCTAATGGCACAAGATGATGATATTTATAAGTATGAAGTAGACCTCAATGAAGTGATTGCGGATCAAGTAAAGGTAAGCCTACAGGTGCCTAGCTCGGTTCCCGAAGATGAGGTGACTTTCTACTTTCCCCGAATTATTCCTGGAACTTACGAAATTCACGATTATGGCCAGTTTATCAATAACTTAGAGGCCTTTGATAGTAAGGGTAAAAAGTTGAAGGTCAATCGTATTGATAAAAATACCTGGAGAATCAAAAAGGCGCGTCGCCTAGAAAAAATTACCTATTTGGTTGAGGATATTTGGGATGCTAAACTGAAAGAACCTCTTTTTGAGCCCGCTTGTACTAACTTTGAGGCAGGCAAGGTGTTTTTCATCAATAATAATGGACTCTTTGGCTTTTTTGAGAACAAGGAAAAGCTCAAGTTTGAATTGACGTTTAACCGCCCCAACGACTTTTACGCAAGTACTTCTTTGCGCAGAACTGGTGGCGATTTCGATACGGATATTTTCCGTGCCTCAGATTATGGCGACCTCGTCGATGCGCCCATTCTCTATAGCAATCCCGATACGGTTAATTTTAAATTGGGCTATGGAGATATCCAAATTTCAGTCTACTCGCCCAACAAAAAAGCTACGGCTAAAGACATTGCCGAGAAAATCCGCCCAATGCTAGAAGCTCAAAATAAATACTTGGGCAATATGCTTCCCGTTGATCGCTACCATTTTCTCATTTACCTTTCGCCCAATGGCTATCCCTCAGGTTCTATTGGCGCTCTAGAACATCCTCGTTCTTCTATGTTCTGCCTTGCCGAGGAAAAAGTAGACCGCATTGGCGAGCTGGTGGTAAATATCGCTTCTCACGAGTTTTTCCATATCGTAACGCCACTCTACATCCAATCAGAGGAGATTTACAATTTTAATTATATCGACCCCAAAATGTCTAAGCACCTTTGGCTTTATGAAGGGGTGGTCGAATATATGGCCCACCATATGCAATGTCGATATGGCTTAAAAACGCAGGAGGAGTTTATGGATAAGCTCTGCGAGAAAGTGCAAACCTCTACCCGCTACAAAGCTGGTATTCCTCTAGCCGAAATGAGTAAAAAATGTTTGGATAAGGAGTTTAATAGCCAATACAACAATATTTACTACAAAGGCGCACTGACCGCTATGTGTCTAGATTTAGAGTTGATCCGCCTCTCGGAAGGACAATATGATTTGACTATGCTTTTGCGTGATCTTTCCGCTTATTATGGCCAAGATAATCCCTTCCAAGATGTAGAACTCTACGATAAGATTATCGAAATTACAGGCTTTCCCCAACTGCAAAAATTCTTTGATAAGTATGTGGAAGGTATCGAAATGCTGGACTATAACAAGTTCTTAAAACCCTATGGCGTTGAGTATTTTAAAGAGGCCGATGTACTAGAAATGTCTCCTCTTGGTGGGCTCGAAAATGGCGCACTTCGCACGGATACTCTTGGCCGTTTCTATATGGCTAAGGCCGAAAAACTCGATGAGTTTGGAAGCAAATATATGGGCCTCAAAAATGGCGATGTCATCCTCTCTTGGAATGACAAAAGCTTTACCCCAAAAACAGCTTCGGCTATCCTCTTTACCTATATGCAGGGCCTAAAAGTGGGCGATCCCCTCGAAATTCGCATTTTGCGCCCCGATGATGAAGGCAACTACAAAGAAATGAGCTTGGAAACTGAAATTACCGAGATCAACATGAAGAAAAAACACGTCTTCAAAATCAAAAAGACGAAAACAGCAGAAGAAGAAAAACGCTTTAAGCGTTGGCTCGAACCACAAATTAGATAG
- a CDS encoding zinc ribbon domain-containing protein has translation MQQEGQALGLAVAAWGQEDSFRLRYLEEHLLQLAYWIEQQDPAQQQQLRAISEEIDWQFRTWAEAYFLQEGRAFLPRALPQSLLSYQQMQRGESCNLRTLIANYLQTDKLPYAHSWQALDWPKKIKTASRKFFSAAAQEELLFFLDPSMRQLGRRGFILTHKGLYWRQSMSQGRRVQFSLQRKLELKKQVLYIDGQVFDFQLELNLNTYFLFKRMAVLQ, from the coding sequence ATGCAGCAAGAAGGGCAAGCTTTGGGTTTAGCAGTGGCTGCTTGGGGACAAGAAGATAGCTTCCGCTTGCGTTATTTAGAAGAGCATTTGCTGCAATTGGCCTATTGGATAGAGCAGCAGGATCCAGCTCAACAGCAGCAGCTTAGGGCCATCAGTGAAGAAATAGATTGGCAGTTTAGAACTTGGGCCGAGGCTTATTTCTTACAAGAGGGGCGAGCATTTTTACCGAGGGCCTTGCCACAAAGTCTGCTGAGTTATCAGCAGATGCAAAGAGGCGAAAGCTGTAATTTGCGGACATTAATAGCCAATTATTTGCAAACCGATAAATTGCCTTATGCCCATAGCTGGCAGGCGTTAGATTGGCCCAAAAAAATAAAGACAGCCAGCCGTAAATTTTTCTCGGCAGCCGCTCAAGAAGAACTGCTCTTTTTTCTAGATCCCTCAATGCGACAATTGGGGCGAAGAGGATTTATTTTAACGCACAAAGGCTTGTATTGGCGGCAGTCGATGAGCCAAGGACGCCGTGTTCAATTTAGTTTGCAGCGGAAACTAGAACTAAAAAAACAAGTTCTATACATAGATGGGCAAGTCTTTGACTTTCAGTTAGAACTCAACCTCAATACCTACTTTCTATTTAAACGCATGGCTGTTCTGCAGTAA
- the recO gene encoding DNA repair protein RecO: MLKQIEGLVLRTVDYSESSVICDLFSRELGRRSYMVHGVRKPKAKITKALLRPMSWVELVVYHNEERDLNKVKEIRPSYIYQIIPFDIARSNMALFMVEVAQKGLQEEGPQEELYNFLWVYFNQLDQKNSPAWANLHLHFMVHFAAELGFCPSPSSAPIFDYKEGEFVHEQPLHAYHFDEESSQILDQLLRLDRHQLAEIKLNRLKRQHFIEQMILFYRYHLPNFQLKSWEVLKQIMG, encoded by the coding sequence ATGCTCAAACAAATTGAAGGCCTAGTGCTACGCACCGTAGATTATAGCGAAAGCAGCGTCATCTGCGATCTATTTAGCCGCGAACTTGGCCGCCGCTCTTATATGGTCCATGGCGTGCGCAAGCCCAAAGCCAAAATTACCAAGGCACTTTTACGCCCTATGTCTTGGGTAGAGCTAGTGGTTTATCACAATGAAGAACGAGACCTAAATAAGGTCAAGGAAATTCGGCCCAGCTATATCTACCAAATCATTCCCTTTGATATTGCCCGCTCTAATATGGCCCTTTTTATGGTAGAAGTTGCCCAAAAAGGCCTACAAGAAGAGGGACCGCAAGAAGAGCTTTACAATTTTTTGTGGGTTTACTTCAATCAATTGGACCAAAAAAACAGCCCTGCTTGGGCCAATTTACACCTGCATTTTATGGTGCATTTTGCGGCAGAATTGGGCTTTTGTCCCAGCCCTAGCTCCGCCCCCATTTTCGATTATAAAGAGGGAGAATTTGTGCATGAACAGCCGCTGCACGCCTACCATTTTGATGAGGAAAGCAGCCAGATTTTGGACCAACTCCTTCGTTTAGATCGGCATCAATTAGCAGAAATAAAGCTCAACCGCCTCAAGCGGCAACATTTTATTGAGCAAATGATTTTATTTTATCGCTATCATTTGCCCAATTTTCAGCTCAAAAGTTGGGAGGTCCTCAAACAGATTATGGGCTAA
- a CDS encoding glycosyltransferase family 2 protein has translation MRPLTVLIPTFNEADNLRELLPLVSWADEVLVVDSFSTDDTLAVAEKAGARIIQREYGNSASQKNWAIPQAKNEWIFLLDADERPSENLTAEIKAIMSQAEDPQGPIAYWMGRDNHFMGQAVRFSGWQNDAVIRFFKRDLCSYEEKEVHAEIITKGKVAWLKGRLLHYTFKSMRHFMAKMERYAHWSAGDYASKTPKVGFFHLYLKPAFRFFKHYIIQQGFRDGKVGFIVCKLLAWGVFMRYVILLEKRGH, from the coding sequence ATGCGCCCGCTTACTGTACTGATTCCCACCTTCAACGAAGCCGATAACCTCCGAGAGTTATTGCCTTTGGTCAGCTGGGCCGATGAGGTGCTGGTCGTCGATTCTTTTAGTACGGATGATACTTTAGCCGTGGCCGAAAAAGCCGGCGCCCGAATTATTCAAAGAGAATACGGTAACTCGGCTAGCCAAAAAAATTGGGCCATTCCCCAAGCCAAAAATGAATGGATTTTTCTGCTGGATGCCGATGAACGCCCTAGCGAAAATCTAACGGCCGAAATCAAGGCCATCATGAGCCAAGCTGAAGATCCCCAAGGACCTATTGCCTACTGGATGGGCCGCGATAACCATTTTATGGGACAGGCGGTCCGCTTTTCAGGCTGGCAAAATGATGCCGTGATCCGCTTTTTTAAACGCGATCTTTGCAGCTATGAGGAAAAAGAGGTGCATGCCGAAATTATTACCAAGGGAAAAGTCGCTTGGCTAAAAGGCCGCCTACTGCACTATACATTTAAAAGTATGCGCCATTTTATGGCCAAAATGGAGCGCTACGCCCATTGGTCCGCTGGCGATTACGCCAGCAAAACCCCCAAAGTGGGCTTTTTCCACCTCTACCTCAAACCCGCTTTCCGCTTCTTCAAACACTACATCATCCAACAGGGCTTCCGCGATGGCAAAGTGGGCTTTATCGTCTGCAAATTACTGGCCTGGGGCGTTTTCATGCGCTATGTTATCCTACTCGAAAAAAGGGGACATTAG
- a CDS encoding glycosyltransferase family 2 protein — MKVTGISFVRNAVKFDYPILEAIRSILPLCDEFILLFGNSEDGTEELLAQIKDPKLKIIPSVWDDSLREGGKVLAVETNKALDAVSPDSDWVFYLQGDEVLHEKFIPTVRQAMEKYLNDKEVEGLLFNYQHFWGSYDYVADSRKWYRREIRVVRNDKNIRSYKDAQGFRTKEDEKLKVKLIPADIYHYGWVRPPEKQVQKRLSSNRFWHSDEWIEKNMQKEGEYDYSEIDSVKRFEGSAPKVMEERLKRLNWEFSPNPPKLSLKERLSRTIENMTGKRVGEYQNYKII, encoded by the coding sequence ATGAAAGTAACTGGCATTAGCTTCGTCAGAAATGCTGTTAAGTTTGATTACCCCATCCTCGAAGCCATCCGATCAATCCTCCCGCTCTGCGATGAGTTTATCCTTCTTTTTGGCAATTCAGAAGATGGAACAGAGGAATTGTTGGCCCAAATTAAAGACCCCAAACTCAAAATTATTCCCTCTGTCTGGGATGATAGCCTGCGCGAAGGCGGCAAAGTCTTGGCCGTAGAAACAAATAAAGCCTTAGATGCCGTTAGCCCCGATAGCGATTGGGTATTTTACCTCCAAGGCGATGAAGTACTACACGAGAAGTTTATCCCTACGGTTCGCCAAGCCATGGAAAAATATCTTAATGATAAAGAGGTGGAAGGCCTACTCTTTAATTATCAACATTTTTGGGGCTCCTACGATTATGTGGCCGACTCCCGAAAATGGTACCGCAGAGAAATCCGAGTGGTCCGAAATGATAAAAATATTCGCTCCTATAAAGATGCCCAAGGCTTCAGAACCAAAGAGGACGAAAAACTAAAGGTCAAGCTCATCCCCGCCGATATTTATCACTACGGTTGGGTGCGCCCCCCCGAAAAACAGGTCCAAAAACGCCTTTCTTCTAACCGCTTCTGGCATTCCGATGAATGGATTGAGAAGAATATGCAAAAGGAAGGAGAATACGATTATTCCGAAATCGATTCGGTAAAACGCTTTGAAGGAAGCGCCCCAAAAGTGATGGAGGAACGCCTCAAACGCCTAAACTGGGAGTTTTCACCCAATCCCCCAAAACTCTCTCTCAAAGAACGCCTCTCTAGAACGATCGAAAATATGACGGGAAAAAGAGTGGGTGAGTACCAAAATTATAAAATCATCTAA
- the infB gene encoding translation initiation factor IF-2 — protein sequence MSKRLVKVAAELNIGTNTIVEYLNDNGYEVVNRPTAKVSDEMYDKLLARFNKSAAIKEEADKITIGSRLEKEKKEEEKRKKEKERQLAKAKQEVKPVKKVEITTPKEETPVVKQSELSEKKEETKDDEVVSNMPKGPKILGKINLDEQSRSGRRKGGKKTTAKKEEAPKKEEPTPKLEEQPKEVKETPKKEEAPKAKEEPKQETPKKEETKSPKVVEEKQVVAPEVEQKTTEQPEATTEKKDGVDIKMEAPQLKGLKILGKINIEDPRRKRKKKRNRKKIGGTDEKKPQEKQEAKKGEEKKDENQNSNNDNKKRKRTKISTNQAENDNRNNRNNDNRGGNSTNNDRQSSNSNKKRKKKGKRREISDKEVDDKLKQTMQRLHGGGKKGGRRSTRASRDEKKEAMRQRMEEEMEEPQVLQVTEFISVSELAGLLNVTPADIIMMCMQIGQFVSINQRLDAEIIELIATEYDYEVEFISAEDQIDIEEEEEEDDPADLKPRSPIVTVMGHVDHGKTSLLDRIRKANVAEGEAGGITQHIGAYEVKVKDMGSITFLDTPGHEAFTAMRARGAKVTDVAVIIIAADDNIMPQTKEAISHAQAAEVPIIFAINKIDKEGAQPEKIKQELASMNLLVEEWGGTYQSQDISAKKGLNVDLLLEKILLESEMLELKANPDRRAVGAILEASLEKGRGYVAKVLVQTGTLAIGDPIIAGQYHGRVKAMFDERGKRVKKAGPSTPVLVLGLDGAPQAGEKLQVLESERKVKELANKRGQIIRQQQIRATRRITLDDITRRLKVGNFQELNLIVKGDMDGSVEALSDSLLKLSTEQIQTNIIYKAVGQITESDVNLAAASDAIIIGFQVRPNPSARRLSEQEGVEIKTYSIIYDAIEEVKSALEGMLEPKQVEETIGSVAIQTVFSISKVGKVAGCMVQSGKVTRNSYIRVIRDGIVIFPKKEGQHGELSSLKRFKDSVAEVKNGFECGLTIRNFDGIQEGDEIEVYEIKEVKQTL from the coding sequence ATGTCAAAAAGGTTAGTAAAAGTAGCTGCCGAGCTAAATATTGGAACAAATACTATCGTTGAGTATCTGAACGATAATGGGTATGAGGTGGTTAACCGCCCCACAGCCAAGGTTTCAGACGAGATGTACGATAAGTTGTTGGCCCGTTTCAACAAATCTGCCGCCATTAAGGAAGAGGCGGACAAGATTACTATTGGCAGCCGCTTAGAGAAGGAGAAGAAGGAGGAGGAGAAAAGAAAGAAAGAAAAAGAGCGCCAGTTGGCCAAGGCTAAGCAAGAAGTTAAGCCGGTTAAGAAAGTTGAAATTACTACACCCAAAGAAGAGACTCCCGTTGTAAAGCAAAGCGAGCTTTCTGAGAAAAAGGAAGAAACCAAGGATGACGAAGTGGTTTCTAATATGCCTAAAGGGCCAAAAATTTTGGGCAAAATCAACTTAGATGAGCAGTCTCGCTCTGGCCGCCGAAAAGGAGGCAAGAAAACTACTGCTAAGAAAGAAGAGGCGCCCAAAAAAGAAGAGCCTACTCCTAAGCTAGAGGAACAACCTAAGGAAGTAAAAGAAACTCCCAAGAAGGAAGAAGCCCCTAAAGCAAAGGAAGAGCCTAAGCAGGAGACGCCTAAAAAGGAAGAAACCAAATCACCAAAAGTGGTAGAAGAAAAACAAGTTGTAGCGCCAGAAGTTGAACAAAAAACTACTGAGCAGCCAGAAGCAACTACAGAGAAAAAAGATGGAGTCGATATCAAGATGGAGGCTCCTCAACTTAAAGGCTTGAAGATCTTAGGTAAGATTAACATCGAAGATCCTCGCCGCAAACGGAAGAAGAAACGTAACCGCAAGAAAATTGGCGGTACAGATGAGAAGAAGCCTCAGGAGAAACAAGAGGCTAAAAAAGGCGAAGAGAAGAAAGACGAGAATCAAAATAGCAACAACGACAATAAAAAACGTAAGCGCACTAAGATCTCTACAAATCAAGCTGAAAACGATAATCGCAATAATAGAAATAACGATAATCGTGGAGGCAACTCTACTAATAATGATCGCCAGTCTTCTAATAGCAATAAGAAACGCAAGAAGAAAGGAAAACGTCGCGAGATCTCTGATAAGGAGGTCGATGACAAACTAAAACAAACCATGCAGCGCTTGCATGGTGGAGGCAAAAAAGGAGGACGACGTTCTACCCGTGCCTCTCGTGATGAGAAGAAGGAAGCCATGCGCCAACGTATGGAAGAAGAGATGGAGGAACCACAAGTACTACAGGTGACAGAGTTTATCTCTGTATCTGAACTTGCTGGCCTGCTCAATGTTACTCCTGCCGATATCATCATGATGTGTATGCAAATTGGACAGTTCGTTTCGATTAACCAACGTCTAGATGCAGAAATCATCGAGCTAATTGCTACAGAATATGATTATGAAGTAGAATTTATCTCTGCTGAAGATCAAATCGATATTGAAGAGGAGGAGGAAGAAGACGATCCCGCAGATCTTAAACCTCGTTCACCCATTGTTACTGTAATGGGGCACGTAGACCACGGTAAAACATCACTTTTGGACCGTATCCGTAAAGCTAATGTTGCTGAAGGAGAAGCTGGAGGAATTACTCAGCATATCGGTGCCTATGAAGTGAAGGTGAAAGATATGGGAAGCATTACCTTCCTTGATACTCCTGGTCACGAAGCCTTTACCGCTATGCGTGCCCGTGGTGCAAAAGTAACCGATGTTGCTGTAATTATCATCGCTGCAGATGATAACATCATGCCACAGACTAAAGAGGCGATTAGTCACGCCCAAGCCGCCGAAGTACCTATCATTTTTGCTATTAACAAGATTGATAAGGAAGGCGCACAACCCGAGAAAATTAAGCAAGAATTGGCTTCTATGAACCTACTCGTTGAAGAATGGGGCGGTACTTACCAAAGCCAAGATATCTCAGCTAAGAAAGGCCTTAATGTGGATTTACTCCTAGAGAAAATCTTGTTGGAGTCTGAAATGCTAGAACTTAAAGCAAACCCTGACCGCCGAGCTGTTGGTGCTATCCTTGAAGCCTCTCTAGAAAAAGGCCGTGGATATGTAGCCAAAGTATTGGTGCAAACAGGTACACTTGCTATTGGTGATCCTATCATTGCTGGTCAATACCATGGCCGTGTGAAAGCGATGTTTGACGAAAGAGGTAAACGAGTGAAAAAGGCTGGCCCTTCTACTCCCGTTCTCGTTCTTGGTCTCGATGGTGCCCCTCAAGCAGGGGAGAAGCTTCAAGTATTGGAGTCTGAGCGTAAGGTGAAAGAATTGGCCAACAAACGTGGCCAAATTATCCGCCAGCAACAGATTCGCGCTACCCGCCGTATTACCCTAGATGATATCACGCGTCGACTAAAAGTTGGAAACTTCCAAGAGTTGAACTTGATCGTGAAAGGAGATATGGACGGTTCTGTAGAGGCACTTTCTGACTCTTTGCTCAAACTTTCTACCGAGCAAATTCAAACTAATATTATCTATAAAGCCGTAGGTCAAATTACTGAGTCTGATGTAAACCTAGCCGCCGCTTCGGATGCCATTATTATCGGTTTCCAAGTGCGTCCTAACCCATCTGCTCGCCGCCTATCTGAACAAGAAGGAGTAGAAATTAAGACCTATTCTATCATCTACGATGCAATCGAAGAGGTGAAGTCTGCCCTAGAAGGTATGCTAGAACCTAAGCAAGTAGAAGAAACAATCGGTTCTGTAGCTATCCAAACTGTATTTAGCATTTCTAAGGTAGGTAAAGTAGCCGGTTGTATGGTACAATCTGGTAAAGTGACCCGCAATAGCTATATCCGCGTGATTCGCGACGGTATCGTGATCTTCCCTAAAAAAGAAGGACAACATGGCGAACTTAGCTCACTCAAACGCTTTAAGGATAGTGTCGCTGAAGTTAAAAATGGCTTCGAATGTGGTCTAACCATCCGCAATTTTGATGGTATCCAAGAAGGCGATGAAATCGAAGTTTACGAAATTAAAGAAGTGAAGCAAACGCTCTAA